In Mangrovivirga cuniculi, the following proteins share a genomic window:
- the fabG gene encoding 3-oxoacyl-ACP reductase FabG has product MKLKNKVAIITGGASGIGYATVEKFINEGANVAIWDVQEEKGKKAASQFAGGDIKVKFYKVDTTDLKAVEDAAEAVKQDFGKIDILVNNAGITKDATLAKITEEQWQNVIDVNLSGVFYCTKAVSKYMIEQGSGRIINASSVVGLYGNFGQTNYVATKAGVIGMTKTWAKELGRKGITVNAVAPGFIATEMIETIPQKVIDMINGKTPLGRFGKPEEIANVYAFLSSDEASFISGTTISVDGAVTL; this is encoded by the coding sequence ATGAAATTAAAAAATAAAGTAGCAATCATAACCGGGGGTGCATCCGGAATAGGATACGCAACCGTTGAAAAGTTCATTAATGAAGGTGCGAATGTAGCGATCTGGGATGTCCAGGAAGAAAAAGGAAAAAAAGCTGCATCGCAATTCGCCGGTGGTGACATAAAGGTAAAATTTTATAAAGTTGACACAACAGATTTAAAGGCTGTTGAAGATGCAGCTGAAGCAGTAAAACAGGATTTCGGTAAAATAGATATTCTGGTCAATAATGCCGGCATCACCAAAGATGCAACTCTGGCAAAGATCACTGAGGAGCAATGGCAGAATGTAATTGATGTTAATCTGAGTGGCGTTTTTTATTGTACTAAGGCAGTTAGCAAATACATGATCGAACAAGGTTCAGGTAGAATTATTAATGCTTCGTCTGTCGTAGGACTCTATGGTAATTTCGGCCAGACTAATTACGTAGCTACTAAAGCCGGTGTGATCGGCATGACTAAAACATGGGCGAAAGAACTGGGGAGAAAGGGCATTACTGTCAATGCGGTAGCTCCAGGATTTATTGCTACGGAAATGATCGAGACAATACCACAAAAAGTCATCGATATGATCAATGGTAAAACCCCTCTCGGCAGATTTGGAAAACCAGAAGAAATAGCAAATGTATATGCTTTTCTATCCTCTGACGAAGCCTCTTTTATCAGCGGAACAACCATCAGTGTCGATGGAGCTGTAACCCTTTAA
- a CDS encoding sodium:solute symporter family transporter, producing MEISSLTILLLIGYGLFVAFLIYRGSGKTQNINDYALGNLRFSPAFVGLSLAASTTSAATFIINPGLIGKYGISGFISYGLVLPAAAIISLIILSKKFRKFGAKVSAISLAQWIGKRYKSENFNLFFAFLSLLLITFIVLICVGITQVLSAALNTDPVWVLAGVVIVVFSYMMIGGANAMVYTNTLQAFSMLIVAVILISSGFDYFGGGIDEFLGRLEHINPILAKPLNPDSYLFRDYFEIIFCQIMVGIAVICQPHILTKSLLLKSDKEVNKYLIAGTIVQAIFFLVIVVGLYARITFPDMTYQGEAIAPDSLVSTYVISQFPKYIVLLLIFGLISAGMSTLEGLIQALSTTITADLIGGIKAKSSGKKASQTNRASELIKL from the coding sequence ATGGAAATTTCATCATTAACCATCCTGTTATTGATTGGCTATGGCCTTTTTGTAGCATTCCTTATTTACAGGGGATCCGGAAAGACTCAGAACATCAATGACTACGCCCTGGGAAATCTGAGATTTTCACCGGCTTTTGTCGGGCTTTCGCTGGCTGCGTCAACCACCAGTGCTGCCACGTTTATTATAAATCCCGGATTGATTGGAAAATATGGCATCAGCGGTTTCATATCTTATGGGCTTGTACTTCCGGCTGCAGCTATAATCTCACTGATTATTCTTTCTAAAAAATTCAGAAAATTCGGTGCCAAGGTATCAGCGATTAGTCTTGCTCAATGGATTGGCAAAAGATATAAAAGCGAAAACTTTAATTTGTTCTTTGCATTCTTATCACTTCTGCTGATCACTTTTATTGTACTTATCTGTGTCGGAATTACCCAGGTATTATCCGCAGCTCTCAATACAGATCCTGTTTGGGTTCTTGCAGGAGTTGTGATCGTTGTTTTTAGTTATATGATGATCGGGGGAGCCAATGCAATGGTGTATACCAATACTTTACAGGCGTTTTCAATGCTCATAGTTGCGGTAATTCTGATTTCATCAGGTTTCGATTATTTTGGAGGGGGGATCGATGAATTTCTGGGCAGGCTTGAACATATAAATCCAATATTAGCAAAGCCTTTAAATCCGGACAGCTATTTATTCAGAGACTATTTTGAGATCATTTTCTGTCAGATCATGGTCGGTATAGCGGTGATTTGCCAGCCTCATATCCTCACAAAATCCCTGCTATTAAAAAGTGATAAAGAGGTAAATAAGTATCTGATAGCTGGAACGATTGTACAAGCTATATTCTTTCTTGTGATTGTAGTTGGATTATATGCAAGGATCACATTTCCGGATATGACTTATCAGGGCGAAGCTATTGCACCAGATTCATTGGTATCGACCTACGTGATAAGTCAGTTTCCGAAATACATTGTTCTGCTACTTATATTTGGCTTGATCTCTGCGGGTATGTCAACATTAGAAGGCCTGATCCAGGCTCTTTCTACGACTATAACTGCAGATCTGATCGGAGGCATCAAAGCTAAATCTTCGGGTAAAAAAGCTTCTCAGACAAACAGAGCATCAGAATTAATAAAGTTGTAA
- a CDS encoding TonB-dependent receptor yields the protein MKNKLLFICLLLIAGIEPILAQYTVSGKVVDAENDEGMAGVNVFIEDTRTGVITETDGTFSFKIENDESVNLMFTFIGFETVTKTVPGGSDINLGTISMSPSIQEMDEVVVSVTRKPEKITEAPASISVIDSEDLDLMPTYNIGEFLNKVQGIEAVRSGVIGVGINARGFNSAFNVRMLQLNDGRNGMLPGGTGLPAGIYNTIIKEDIERVEVVVGPASALYGPNAHAGVINTITKDPGLLKELLLY from the coding sequence ATGAAAAACAAATTACTATTTATCTGCCTGCTTTTAATAGCGGGCATCGAGCCTATCCTTGCTCAATATACCGTCAGCGGAAAAGTTGTCGATGCTGAAAATGACGAAGGAATGGCCGGAGTAAACGTATTTATTGAAGATACCCGAACAGGTGTAATCACCGAAACAGACGGGACATTTTCCTTTAAAATAGAGAATGACGAAAGTGTAAACTTAATGTTTACTTTCATTGGATTTGAGACTGTTACAAAAACAGTTCCGGGAGGATCAGATATAAATCTTGGAACAATTTCCATGTCTCCTTCAATTCAGGAAATGGATGAAGTTGTCGTGTCTGTAACCCGAAAACCGGAAAAGATAACAGAAGCACCGGCCTCTATCTCAGTAATAGATTCTGAAGACCTTGACCTCATGCCAACCTACAATATCGGCGAATTCCTTAATAAAGTTCAGGGGATTGAAGCTGTAAGATCAGGAGTAATTGGAGTAGGTATAAATGCCAGAGGATTCAATTCTGCATTTAATGTTCGCATGCTTCAATTAAACGATGGCAGAAATGGCATGCTTCCGGGAGGTACCGGATTGCCAGCAGGTATTTACAACACAATCATTAAGGAAGATATCGAAAGAGTAGAAGTAGTTGTCGGACCTGCATCTGCACTGTATGGGCCAAATGCTCATGCAGGTGTAATAAACACCATTACGAAAGACCCCGGGCTTCTGAAGGAACTACTATTGTATTAG
- a CDS encoding 3-oxoacyl-ACP synthase III family protein codes for MRNAIIAGTGSYVPELILTNKHFNEQLGEDVDTWLVENLTIRERHWCKEDESTADLCENAAIEALKSAGVNASDLDMIIVSTDTPEFISPSTASVVQHRIGAKRAGTFDLNTACAGFVTALDTASKYIKADSQYKNILVIGAYAMSKHLNKEDKKTVTLFADGAGAVILKSTEEADRGFMSAHQFTCGEYHDWMGIYSGGAKQPVTTDVLTDRTHQLQFVKKFPKELNPTNWTEMAQRLMEENNLKAEDVKMFFMTQINISSIHQMLDNLGLPHDKAHYIMDRYGYTGSAAIPMALDEAVKEGKVGSGDIVFFIGSGGGLAFAAAAFKL; via the coding sequence ATGAGAAATGCCATTATAGCCGGCACAGGATCTTATGTTCCTGAGCTTATTCTTACCAATAAACATTTTAATGAACAGCTGGGAGAAGATGTGGATACCTGGCTGGTGGAAAATCTAACCATCCGTGAAAGACACTGGTGCAAAGAAGATGAAAGTACAGCTGACTTATGTGAAAATGCGGCTATTGAAGCACTAAAATCAGCAGGAGTTAATGCTTCTGATCTGGATATGATCATTGTATCAACAGATACCCCTGAGTTTATTTCACCTTCAACAGCATCAGTTGTCCAGCATAGGATTGGTGCGAAAAGAGCAGGCACTTTTGACCTCAACACGGCTTGTGCAGGTTTTGTAACCGCACTAGATACAGCCTCAAAATATATCAAAGCTGATTCCCAATACAAAAATATTCTAGTTATCGGTGCTTATGCAATGAGTAAACACCTGAACAAGGAAGATAAAAAAACGGTCACTTTGTTTGCTGATGGTGCAGGTGCTGTTATTCTAAAATCCACAGAAGAAGCTGATAGAGGGTTCATGAGTGCTCACCAGTTTACCTGTGGAGAATATCACGACTGGATGGGCATCTATTCAGGAGGTGCTAAGCAACCTGTCACTACTGATGTTCTGACAGACCGAACCCATCAACTCCAATTCGTTAAAAAATTCCCTAAAGAGCTCAACCCGACCAATTGGACGGAAATGGCTCAGCGGTTAATGGAAGAGAATAATCTTAAAGCTGAAGATGTAAAAATGTTTTTCATGACTCAGATCAACATCAGTAGCATCCATCAAATGCTTGACAATCTTGGCCTGCCGCATGATAAAGCTCATTATATAATGGATCGATATGGATACACTGGTTCAGCAGCAATTCCGATGGCTCTTGACGAAGCTGTTAAAGAAGGAAAAGTAGGCAGTGGAGATATCGTATTTTTTATTGGATCAGGTGGTGGATTAGCTTTCGCAGCCGCTGCATTTAAGCTTTAA
- a CDS encoding alpha/beta fold hydrolase, translated as MNTKAQDAFMELDYPYPMDKKEVVKNINIAYADIGKGEPILFIHGMGSYAPAWKKNISELKENFRCVVVDLPGYGKSSKGKFKANMSFHKEHLFALMDSLDIKKFHIAGHSMGAQIAMHMALDNPGRIKSLILSAPAGIETFSEQQKAMFRAITPEQTASVSDEQYRINLEANFHEMPDDAEFMYEDRMMIKESPDFMNYCYTITEGIRGMVNEPVFEKLGDLKPPVLIIYGKQDKLIPNKYLHPEMTTADIAKIANKEIPDSQMELIENAGHFVHFEQPEKTNELIKNFIN; from the coding sequence ATGAACACAAAGGCACAAGATGCATTTATGGAATTAGACTACCCCTATCCTATGGATAAGAAAGAGGTGGTCAAAAATATAAATATAGCCTACGCGGATATTGGAAAAGGTGAACCGATATTATTCATACACGGCATGGGAAGCTACGCTCCTGCCTGGAAAAAGAACATTTCAGAACTAAAAGAAAATTTTCGGTGCGTTGTTGTGGACCTTCCCGGTTATGGCAAGTCTTCTAAAGGAAAATTTAAAGCAAATATGAGTTTTCATAAAGAGCATCTTTTTGCTTTAATGGATTCTTTAGATATCAAAAAATTTCACATAGCCGGTCATTCAATGGGAGCCCAGATCGCAATGCATATGGCACTTGATAATCCTGGCCGGATAAAATCTCTCATTCTTTCTGCTCCTGCCGGAATTGAAACATTTAGCGAACAGCAAAAAGCGATGTTCAGAGCAATAACTCCTGAACAAACTGCCTCAGTTAGTGACGAGCAATATAGAATTAACCTGGAGGCTAATTTTCATGAAATGCCTGATGATGCTGAATTCATGTATGAGGACCGAATGATGATAAAAGAATCACCAGACTTCATGAACTATTGCTATACCATCACAGAAGGAATAAGAGGTATGGTCAACGAACCTGTTTTTGAAAAACTGGGTGACCTTAAACCGCCAGTTTTAATAATATATGGCAAGCAAGATAAACTGATACCAAATAAGTATCTGCATCCGGAAATGACTACTGCTGATATCGCTAAAATAGCAAATAAAGAAATCCCTGATTCGCAAATGGAATTAATAGAAAATGCAGGTCATTTTGTTCACTTCGAGCAACCCGAAAAAACTAATGAGCTCATTAAAAATTTTATAAACTGA
- a CDS encoding efflux transporter outer membrane subunit codes for MNKSIQYIFCLLIILSSCKVGQNYKGLEVEVPDEFRANDLELSNENLIVNTDTLFADSLIDINWFAIFNDPVLDSLVYAALDNNQDLKIAAENIAQAQFNLIIQRSNLLPYFGYEANMTRGNFLNGNVGSTRNFAYGAGFMNWEIDFWGKYRRLNEAAKAQILATEYGYRSIQISLLATLADAYFQLLELRKRLDISEQTLTLRDSMLYIIEARFDRGIIPAIDLNQAQIQRAIAASSIPVFKREIIKTENLISVLTGTNPKSIPTGIDIYKHDTSIYIPDVLPIDLLTRRPDVVVAEQEVIIQNALVGVAQANRLPAISFNGSIGYAMTDPLSFSNGTMIWSISGSILGPLFNWNRLKRIADTEKSIREQSVFSYERTLLNAFRDVEDTYIEISTLKEELIARRQHVEAAASAQMLSQNRYDQGQTSYLEYLESQRQYFESQQNLAGTLRQLLSSYASLYKALGGGWVIDE; via the coding sequence ATGAATAAATCTATTCAATACATTTTTTGTCTGTTAATAATACTTTCTTCATGTAAAGTAGGGCAAAATTATAAAGGCCTGGAGGTAGAAGTGCCTGATGAATTCAGGGCTAATGATCTGGAATTATCAAACGAAAACCTAATAGTCAATACAGATACACTCTTTGCTGACTCCCTGATAGATATTAACTGGTTTGCAATATTTAATGATCCGGTGCTCGATTCGCTAGTTTATGCTGCTTTGGATAATAATCAGGATCTGAAAATTGCCGCAGAAAATATTGCTCAGGCACAATTCAATTTAATAATTCAGCGATCAAATCTTCTACCCTATTTCGGTTATGAAGCCAATATGACCCGTGGAAATTTCTTAAATGGAAATGTTGGTAGTACCAGAAATTTCGCCTACGGTGCTGGGTTCATGAATTGGGAAATAGATTTCTGGGGAAAATACCGTCGATTAAATGAAGCAGCAAAAGCTCAGATCCTGGCTACTGAATATGGATACAGATCTATCCAGATCAGTTTGCTGGCAACCCTGGCTGATGCATATTTTCAACTTCTCGAGCTAAGGAAAAGATTGGATATCTCCGAACAAACGCTCACGCTGAGGGACAGCATGCTCTATATAATTGAAGCGCGTTTTGACAGGGGTATTATTCCAGCCATTGATCTCAACCAGGCTCAGATTCAAAGAGCCATTGCAGCGAGTTCTATACCCGTTTTTAAAAGAGAGATTATAAAAACTGAAAATCTAATTAGTGTTCTTACAGGAACAAACCCCAAATCGATCCCAACTGGCATTGACATTTATAAACATGACACATCGATCTATATTCCGGATGTCTTGCCCATCGATTTACTTACCAGAAGACCCGATGTGGTTGTAGCAGAGCAGGAAGTAATCATTCAAAATGCCCTGGTAGGGGTTGCCCAGGCTAACAGGCTGCCTGCGATAAGTTTTAATGGATCCATAGGCTATGCAATGACAGACCCTTTAAGTTTTAGCAATGGCACAATGATCTGGAGCATTAGTGGCTCAATTTTAGGTCCGTTATTTAATTGGAACAGGTTAAAAAGAATTGCTGACACTGAAAAAAGCATTAGAGAACAATCTGTTTTCAGCTATGAAAGGACTTTATTGAATGCATTTCGGGATGTTGAAGACACTTATATTGAAATATCCACACTCAAAGAAGAGTTAATTGCAAGAAGACAACATGTGGAGGCAGCAGCCAGTGCTCAAATGCTGTCGCAAAACAGGTATGACCAGGGACAAACCAGCTATCTGGAATACCTGGAATCTCAAAGACAATATTTTGAATCTCAACAAAACCTCGCCGGAACCCTGCGACAACTACTTTCTTCCTATGCAAGTCTGTATAAAGCGCTTGGCGGAGGATGGGTTATAGATGAATAA
- a CDS encoding efflux RND transporter permease subunit, with protein MDNLDEKHIFFVRRPIVAIVIAIFLVIIGGVSLLDLPIEQYPNITPPVVRVSTSFTGANAISVEQSVAAPLEQQINGVENMLYMKSTNANDGTMSLEITFDLGTDPDMNTVFTQTRTSAATPKLPEEVKRLGVKTEKSMPNILMLITLSSPDGRYDQEFLGNYGIINVQDQLARIKGIGRVQVMGASDYSMRIWVKPDILAKRGITIPEITNAIRQQNVIVPGGKFGAEPAPPGTEFTYTVRLPDRLVTKEEFEKVVVRSHPDGSKVLIRDIARVELGTETYNAITRLNGKECAMLALYQAPGSNAVDLAARVTQTMEELSENFPEGIKYSVSLDATEPIVAGIDEIIETLIIALLLVILVVFIFIQDWRATLIPTLAIPVSLVAAFMLFPLLGFTINTLSLLGLVLAIGIVVDDAIVVVEAVQVNMDNGMNPKEATSAAMREVTAPVIATTLVMVAVFIPVAAMAGITGSLYQQFAITIAVSVVFSSINALSLSPALCSLLLKPKTEGKGFLSKGFDKFNNWFDRSTNSYTSYASVITGKFKRGIIYVLITGLAAWLVGANIPSGFLPEEDQGYFFVNIQLPNAASLQRSDQVAQKVEKMLMQNENVEYVTTVSGFSMLAGSFIPNSGFIFVKLKNWDDREITVNTMLRQLNGQFAQAIKEAQVFAFGPPAIPGLGNGSGFSIMIQDKEGKDPAYLAKNSYAFIQAAQQRPEIASAFTTFQAGVPQRSMALNTEKILKSGVSLNDIYSTFGAFLGGAYVNDFNRFGRLYKAYVQAEPEYRQNEDGLNLFYVKNNRGESVPVSTFVDVNKTSGPDYTNRFNLYRAVEVTGAPAQGYSSMDALNALEEVAAETLPENMSFAFNAMSYQEKKSSGQLGIIFSFSLFFVFLILAAQYESWSMPFAILLGTPFAVFGALLFLYVARLFNESFLVNIFAQISLVMLIAMAAKNAILIVEFAKIKFDEGMSLFDAAVESAKLRFRPILMTAFSFILGIFPLLLASGSGAEARKVMGMALLGGMTLATLLGVFLYPMLFVLVGKVAGYEKKRDLISKSVNRTDNE; from the coding sequence ATGGACAACCTCGATGAAAAGCACATTTTTTTTGTTAGAAGACCTATAGTAGCGATCGTTATCGCAATATTTTTAGTGATCATAGGGGGAGTTTCTCTTTTAGATTTACCAATCGAGCAATATCCTAACATCACACCTCCTGTAGTAAGAGTATCAACATCTTTCACCGGGGCAAATGCCATAAGCGTTGAACAATCAGTAGCTGCTCCCCTGGAGCAACAAATAAATGGTGTGGAAAACATGCTATATATGAAATCCACCAATGCTAATGATGGAACAATGAGCCTCGAAATAACATTCGATCTGGGAACAGACCCGGATATGAATACTGTTTTTACTCAAACAAGGACCTCTGCAGCAACTCCCAAACTTCCGGAAGAGGTTAAAAGACTGGGTGTAAAAACAGAAAAATCAATGCCCAACATCCTGATGCTTATCACTCTTTCCTCACCGGATGGCAGGTATGACCAGGAGTTTTTGGGCAATTACGGAATTATAAATGTTCAGGATCAACTGGCAAGAATTAAAGGTATTGGAAGGGTCCAGGTAATGGGAGCCAGTGATTATTCTATGAGAATATGGGTAAAACCGGATATCCTGGCGAAAAGAGGTATTACTATTCCTGAAATAACTAATGCGATCAGACAGCAAAATGTTATTGTTCCCGGTGGAAAATTTGGAGCAGAACCGGCTCCTCCGGGTACTGAATTTACTTATACTGTAAGGCTACCGGATAGATTGGTCACGAAAGAAGAGTTTGAAAAAGTAGTGGTCAGATCTCATCCCGATGGAAGCAAGGTATTAATTAGAGACATTGCCCGTGTCGAATTGGGAACTGAGACCTACAATGCCATTACCAGATTAAATGGAAAAGAATGTGCAATGCTTGCCTTGTATCAGGCTCCGGGTTCTAATGCCGTTGATTTGGCAGCGAGGGTAACCCAAACTATGGAAGAACTATCAGAGAATTTTCCTGAAGGAATTAAATACTCAGTATCACTGGATGCTACAGAACCGATTGTAGCAGGAATAGACGAGATCATTGAGACTTTGATCATTGCCCTACTTTTGGTAATTCTGGTTGTATTTATTTTTATCCAGGATTGGAGAGCGACCCTGATTCCGACTTTAGCAATACCTGTATCATTGGTTGCTGCATTCATGTTGTTTCCATTACTGGGATTTACGATTAACACTCTTTCCTTACTCGGATTGGTTCTTGCCATTGGTATAGTAGTAGATGATGCCATTGTAGTTGTTGAGGCTGTTCAGGTAAACATGGACAATGGCATGAATCCCAAGGAAGCTACCAGTGCAGCTATGCGTGAAGTAACAGCCCCGGTAATTGCCACAACCCTGGTAATGGTAGCAGTATTTATTCCCGTAGCCGCAATGGCGGGAATTACAGGAAGTCTTTACCAGCAGTTTGCTATAACAATTGCCGTTTCTGTCGTTTTCTCATCAATCAATGCCTTATCATTGAGTCCGGCATTATGTTCCTTATTACTAAAACCAAAAACTGAAGGCAAAGGATTTTTAAGTAAAGGATTTGATAAATTCAACAATTGGTTTGACCGAAGTACCAATTCCTACACTTCTTATGCCAGTGTAATAACCGGAAAATTCAAACGAGGAATAATTTATGTATTAATCACAGGTCTGGCTGCATGGCTAGTGGGGGCGAATATTCCCTCGGGATTTCTTCCAGAAGAAGACCAGGGTTATTTCTTTGTAAATATCCAATTACCGAATGCAGCCTCATTACAACGTTCTGACCAGGTAGCTCAAAAGGTTGAGAAAATGTTAATGCAAAATGAAAATGTTGAATACGTCACTACTGTCTCCGGATTCAGTATGCTTGCTGGTTCTTTCATTCCAAACTCGGGCTTTATTTTCGTAAAGCTTAAAAACTGGGACGACAGGGAGATTACAGTAAATACAATGCTCAGGCAATTAAATGGTCAATTTGCACAAGCAATTAAGGAAGCCCAGGTATTTGCATTTGGACCTCCGGCTATTCCCGGCTTAGGTAACGGATCAGGATTCAGCATTATGATCCAGGATAAAGAAGGGAAGGACCCCGCTTATTTGGCCAAGAATAGTTATGCCTTTATTCAGGCTGCCCAGCAAAGGCCGGAAATCGCATCTGCATTTACTACTTTTCAAGCGGGTGTACCACAGCGTTCAATGGCATTAAACACAGAAAAAATCCTCAAATCCGGAGTTAGCTTAAATGATATTTACAGCACCTTTGGAGCTTTTCTCGGTGGTGCTTACGTGAATGATTTTAATAGATTTGGCCGTTTATATAAGGCTTACGTACAGGCCGAGCCTGAATATCGTCAAAATGAAGACGGATTAAATCTCTTCTATGTGAAAAATAACCGGGGAGAAAGTGTTCCGGTTTCTACCTTTGTTGATGTTAATAAAACATCAGGGCCTGATTATACAAACAGATTCAATCTATACAGGGCTGTTGAAGTTACCGGTGCTCCGGCACAGGGATATAGTTCTATGGATGCGTTAAACGCACTTGAAGAAGTAGCTGCAGAAACTCTTCCCGAAAATATGTCTTTTGCATTTAATGCGATGAGTTACCAGGAAAAAAAATCTTCCGGTCAATTGGGCATTATTTTCAGTTTCTCGTTATTCTTTGTGTTTCTTATTCTGGCAGCTCAATACGAAAGCTGGTCAATGCCTTTTGCTATCTTGCTAGGAACTCCTTTTGCTGTTTTTGGAGCTTTATTATTTCTCTATGTTGCCAGGCTTTTTAATGAGTCTTTTCTTGTAAATATTTTTGCTCAGATCTCATTAGTAATGCTGATCGCCATGGCTGCGAAAAACGCAATTCTCATCGTCGAATTCGCAAAAATAAAATTTGACGAAGGAATGTCTCTTTTTGATGCAGCAGTTGAGTCTGCAAAATTAAGATTCAGACCAATTTTAATGACCGCTTTTTCCTTTATACTGGGTATTTTCCCTCTTCTACTAGCCAGTGGCTCCGGGGCCGAAGCAAGGAAGGTAATGGGAATGGCATTGCTTGGTGGTATGACACTAGCAACACTACTGGGAGTTTTCTTATACCCTATGCTATTCGTATTAGTCGGAAAAGTAGCTGGCTATGAAAAGAAAAGAGACCTTATTTCGAAATCAGTAAACAGAACAGATAATGAATAA
- a CDS encoding acyl-CoA synthetase: protein MTTDWFQKWSGYQPEKTAVKLADESISYTYREINNSSCELSRHFVVDLNIRKGDRVLILSSFNPEYITLFSAAQKTGIILVPVNYRLSAAEITFLIKNSEPSLIIYEDQFSELLDDQVKDSQKRLMSWEELRSFVNNNKDRESDFNNIPVEKDHPCLILYTSGTTGFPKGAIYTHGMMLWNSLNTAIRLKLTGEDITLMVMPPFHTGGWNVLTTPILHFGGTVILMPKFDAGQSLELLEKEKISIFMAVPTMVRMMMEENEFTSTDFSSMRYMIVGGEALPVNTIEKWAECGVPIRQGYGLTEAGPNITSLEAEDAIRKRGSIGFPNFYVNTRLVKEDGTDAGPEESGELWISGPVVTPGYWKNKEATRKAFSEYWFKTGDILKKDSEGFMYVVDRIKNMFISGGENVYPAEVERRILEHERVSEAAVIGVADEKWGEVGKAYIVVRENSSLSAHELEEFCKAGLAKFKVPKHFVFLHELPKNDTGKIDRKQLSHNE from the coding sequence ATGACAACAGACTGGTTTCAAAAATGGAGCGGGTATCAGCCTGAAAAAACAGCTGTAAAGTTAGCAGATGAAAGTATTTCTTATACCTATAGAGAAATTAATAATTCATCATGTGAACTATCCAGACATTTCGTTGTCGATCTAAATATCAGAAAAGGAGATCGAGTCTTAATTTTATCCAGCTTTAATCCGGAATACATCACTCTTTTTAGTGCAGCTCAAAAGACTGGGATCATCCTGGTGCCAGTCAACTACAGACTTTCAGCAGCAGAAATAACTTTTCTAATTAAAAACTCAGAACCTTCTCTGATCATTTATGAAGATCAGTTTTCTGAACTTTTAGATGATCAAGTTAAAGATTCTCAAAAAAGATTAATGAGCTGGGAAGAGTTGAGGTCCTTTGTCAATAATAACAAAGACAGAGAAAGTGATTTTAACAATATACCAGTAGAAAAAGATCACCCATGCCTGATTTTATATACATCAGGGACAACCGGCTTTCCAAAAGGAGCCATTTACACTCACGGCATGATGCTTTGGAATAGCCTTAATACGGCAATTCGATTAAAGCTTACCGGTGAAGACATTACTTTGATGGTCATGCCACCTTTTCATACAGGTGGCTGGAATGTTCTCACCACCCCTATACTGCATTTTGGTGGTACAGTAATTCTTATGCCTAAATTTGATGCTGGCCAATCTTTGGAATTACTGGAAAAAGAAAAAATATCTATTTTCATGGCTGTTCCGACTATGGTCAGAATGATGATGGAAGAGAATGAGTTTACCTCTACTGATTTTTCTTCAATGAGGTACATGATAGTTGGAGGTGAAGCATTACCTGTAAACACTATTGAAAAGTGGGCTGAATGTGGTGTCCCAATACGTCAGGGGTATGGATTAACAGAAGCAGGGCCAAACATCACCTCACTGGAAGCTGAAGATGCTATCAGAAAAAGAGGAAGCATCGGGTTTCCCAATTTCTATGTCAATACCAGACTGGTTAAGGAAGATGGAACCGATGCAGGCCCTGAAGAAAGTGGTGAATTATGGATCAGCGGCCCTGTAGTTACTCCTGGCTACTGGAAAAATAAAGAAGCAACAAGAAAAGCTTTCTCTGAGTATTGGTTTAAAACCGGAGACATCTTAAAAAAGGATAGTGAAGGATTCATGTATGTCGTTGACAGAATTAAAAACATGTTTATTTCCGGGGGTGAAAATGTATATCCTGCAGAAGTAGAAAGAAGAATTCTTGAACATGAACGGGTAAGTGAGGCAGCAGTAATCGGTGTGGCTGATGAAAAATGGGGAGAAGTAGGGAAGGCTTATATAGTAGTCAGGGAAAACAGCAGCTTATCTGCACATGAACTTGAAGAATTTTGCAAAGCAGGTCTGGCAAAATTTAAGGTCCCTAAACACTTTGTCTTCCTTCATGAATTGCCAAAAAATGACACTGGAAAAATAGACAGGAAACAATTATCTCATAACGAATAA